The DNA region CCCGCGCGGCGACTGCTCCGGCGTGGTGACGATCTCCACGCCCTTGGCCCGCAGGTAGTCGTGCCACTTGTGCACGTTGCGGACGTTGAAGCTGAAGTGCGTCTGCCCCACCTTGTTCCACGGGATGCGTTCCGGCGGCAGCTTCGGCTCGAAGCCGAAGATCTCGAGCGTCGCGCCACCGGGCACGCGGATCCAGCCGATCTTGCACGCCGGGGCGGGATGATCGCGCCCGACGCCGAAGAAGGCGCGTACCCGCTCGGGTGGAGCCTCCGACACGCCGACGAGCGGGCAGCCGAACACGTCCCAGTAGTACTGCACGAAGCGGTTGAAGTCGGAGACGGTGATCCCGACGTGGCTGAACGACTGGACCTTCATGCGCTGTGCGCCGCGGCCGTGCCGGTGGCGGCGTCCTCCGGAAGGCGCAGCACCGTGCGCCGCAGGTGATCGGCCACGCGCAGGGCCTGCGCGATGATCGTGAGGCCGGGATTGACGGCCGCCGACGAGGGAAAGAACGACCCGTCGACGACGTAGAGGTTCGGCAGGTCGTGGGCGCGGCACCAGGTGTCGAGCACCGAGCGGGCCGGGTCGCGGCCGAAGACGAGCGTCCCGCACTGGTGCGTCGTGTTCTTGGCCCGGTGCGATGCGGTCATCACCTTCCAGAAGCCGAGGCGCTTGAGCATGCGCGTCGCCTCCCGGACCAGTTGCTCGTGCGCGCCGACGTTGTTGGGCGCGTACGTGAGCCGGATCCGGCCGTCCTCGGTGAGCGTGACGCGATTGTCCTCGCTCGGCAGGTCCTCCGACATCGCCAGCCAGTCGACGCCGCGGGCCACCCATGCGTCGTAGGCCCACACCGGAATCCAGGTGACCGTGCCACGGAACCAGGTGTCGCCGACGACCTTGGCCATGATGCCGTGCGTGCGGCCCTGCGACTGGATCTGCCCGAGTGGATAGGACACGCCGGGCCCGCGCAGGTAGAAGTCGTTGATCGCCACCGTCTTCTGGAACACCGTGTCGTTCGGCCGGAACGGGTGGAACCCCTGCATCATCGTCGCCAGGTGCGCCATGTAGCGGCGGCCGACCAGGCCCGACGAATTGGCGAGTCCGCGCGGATGCCGGGCAGTCGCCGAGCGCAGGAGCAACGCCGCGGAGTTGACCGCGCCACAGGCCAGCACCAGCAGCGGCGCCTCGACGCGCAGTGTCCGGCCGTCGCGTTCGACCTCGACGCCCGTGACCCGCGAGCCGTCGGCGGTGGTCAGCACCCGCGTCACCCGCGCCCCGGTCCACAACGTCACGCCCGCCTGCACCGCCGGTCGGACGCAGCAGACATCCGCGTCGCCCTTGCGGTGGATCCGGCACGGGAACGAGTTGCACGTGTTGCAGAGGCGGCAGCCGCCCGGCAGGCCAGGATCGACCAGCGCCAGCGGCAGTGGCGACGGGTGCAGGCCCTGCGCACGCAAGCCCTCGATCACGCGCACCATCGCCGGCGCATGTGGCACGGGCGCGTGCGGGAACGGGCCGCGGGGTGGCTCGGTGGGATCGGCCGTGGCGTCGCCGTGCACGTGGTACAGGCGCTCGGCGCGCTCGTACCACGGCGCCAGCTCCTCGTAGGTGATGGGCCAGGCCGGCGACACGCCGTCGCGGTGCACGATCTCGCCGAAGTCCTCGCGGCGCAGCCGATACAGCACGCTGCCCCAGTACTTCGTGTTGCCGCCGACGTTGTAGTGCGTGTAGGGCTGGAACTCCTCACCGGCGCCGTCCACCCACCGTTCCGTCGCGCGGTAACGGAGCGCCTGCCACACCGCGGCCGGGTCCCAGTTCTCCGCCTCGGACGGAACCTCGTGACCGCGCTCCAGGACGAGAATGCGCAGCCCGCGGCCGGCCAGCGCGTGGGCGAGGGTGCCGCCGCCGGCCCCCGACCCGACGACCACCAGGTCGTAGCCCGCCACCTCCGTGGTGCTCACGCGACCTCCGCGGCGGTCGCCATGATCTGGTCCATCAGCTGTTGATCCTCGATTGCCCGCTCGAGACGCATCTCCGGCGGCTGTCCGGTACGGATGCCGTTGACGAAGTCGCGATACATCGCCTGATAGCCGCGGATGTCACGGAACCCTGGCAGGATGAGCCGCGGCAACTGCCCGCGCCGACGCGCCACGACGAAGCCGCCATTGCTCTCGAACGTGATCACGCCCTCGCGGCCGAACAGCTTCGACAGCCGCAGGCCGCGCAACAGCGAGGGCACCTCCCGCGAGTAGTACAGCGAACCGACGGCCCCGGAGTCGTAGGTGAACGAGACGAGCAGGCTCTTGGCTCGACGATCGGGCCCCTCTGGCGATACCGCGGGCCGGTACCCGTGCGCCCTGACGATGGTGGGGCCGAGGCTGCCCGCCACGTGCAGCCAGTGGATGCCTTCCTCGAAGAAGGCGTCGCCGCCGGCCATCGACTCGTCGTTGCGCCAGTCGTCGGCCGCCTTGAGGCGGTGCGCGATGGTCGTGAAGTGCGCGAACACCAGGTCCCCCACCAGGCCCTCGGCGAGGAGGCGGCGGAGGGTCACGGCCAGCGGCTTGTAGTGATCGTTCTCGCCGACGATGACCACACGTCCGGCGCGATCGCGCGCCTCCAGCACGGTGAGGTAGTCGGCCATGGCGGGGAACGCCGGCTTCTCCACGAGCACGTGGCGCCCGGCGGCGAGCGCCCGGAGCGTCAGCTCGAGGTGGTAGCGCGGCGGCACGGCGATCACCACCGCGTCGACCCGCGGGTCGTCGATGGCTGCCTCGTACCCGTCCCAGGCGGCGAACCCGCCGAAATCCCGCCGGTACGCGTCGGCCTTGGCCAGGTCGCGACTGGCGAACCCCACCGCCACCTCTGGACCGAGGCGGCGCAGGTGCCCGCAGTGGACCCGGGTGATGAATCCGCACCCGAGGAAGGCGATGTGGACGGGACGAGGCATCAGGCGGGATGCCCCACCCGAGGGCATCCGAACGAGTGTACGCTGGAACGTGGACGCCATGCCCCGTTCCCGACGCGCCTTCCTTGCCGGCCTGGCCGCCGCTGCGGCGGGGGCCGCGCTCCCCACGGTTCCGGGCCTCGGCCTCGCTGCGCCACGCCGGGGCCTGCTGCCCCGCACGCCCGCCGAGCGGGCCTGGCTGGGGCTGCCCGATCCGGCACGCCACTGGCGAGGCGCCTCGTCGATTGCCTCGCCGGGCACGGTCGGGCCATCGCTCGGGGCCGGGGCGACGCAGGCCGCCCCCGGCACGTCGGCCGCGACGCTCGCGGCCCGCTTTCCCGACCTCCGTCGCCGATTCGTGTTCGAGTACTACCCCTGGTACGACACCGAGCCCTGGTTCCACTGGAACGATGCCGACCACACGCCGCCGACCGACATCACCGCCTCGTCGATGCCGCGGCTGGGGCCGTACGACACGTACGACCTGCGGGTGCTCGAGCAGCACGCCCGCTGGATCGCCGAGGCCGGGGCAGGCGCGATCAACCTGAGTTGGTGGGGCCGCGGCGACTACACCGACCTGGCCGTGCCGCGCGTGCTGGACGTGATGCGCGACCACGACATCAAGGTGGCCTTCCACATGGAGCCGTACCGCGACGACCGCTCGCGCAGCTACGCCGACGACGTGCTGTACCTGCTGCGCGAGTACGGTGACAAGCGGGGCTGGGACGCGTTCCTGCTGCTCGACGAGGGCGGAGGCCGCGTCGCGCCCGTGTTCAAGTCCTTCCGCACCATCCTTCCCAGCCAGGTCCAGGACTGCGTCGGGCGGATTTTCCAGGTGCCCGACTACACGTCCGACGACGACTGGCGTCGGCAGACCGATGCGGTGCGCGAGGCGACGCGACGCGACTTCTCGCGGGTGTGGTTGCTGGCCGACTCGCTCGACGTGGGGCGCACCGGCGCCGCCGGCTTCGACGGCCTCGCCGTCTACGACAACTTCGTCACGCCGCCGCAGTGGACGCGCATCGCGCAGGATGCCACCGACGTCGGCCTCGTCTTCTCCTTCAACGTGAACCCCGGGTTCGACAGGTACCCGGATCGCCAGCCCCCGCCGCCCCCGGAGGTCGACCCCTGCTACGGCGGCCCGCTCGGGTTCGAGCCCGGTGGCGCGCACCCCGACTGGACGGATTCGGCGGCTCGCCGGGCGGCACAGGCGAGCGCGCTCGCGCGCATCGGCGAGTCGTTCGAGGCCACCACGGGCTTGCAGGCCAGGCCGACGACCAGCAACGGCTCGCGGCGCTTCTTCCTCGCGTACGTCAACTCGTTCAACGAGTGGCACGAAGGCTCGCAGTTCGAGCCGGCAAAGGACTTCGCCGACCTGACCGCGGAGGAGCGACGCATCGGCTACCACAACCCACCCGACGGGCAGGCGCGCCTGCGACACCTGCGGGCCCTGCTCGACGAGGCTCTGACGCTGCCCGAGCGCGTCCGGTGAGCAGCGACATGCTCACCGATCCCCATCTGCAACGCGCGCTTGACCTGATCGACTCGGCCACCCGCGACTTCACGTCGTCGGACTGGGAAACCGGCGCCCCTGGACGATGGTCACGCGCCGCGATCCTGGAGCACCTGGGCAAGGCCTACGCGGCCACGGCGTACATCCTTGACAAGTGCGTGCACGACGGCGCGCCGAAGGGCACGGCGCCGGCATGGCGGCAGCGTCTCTTCACGTGGCTGATCGTCGACGTGGGCTGGTTCCCCACCGGGGCCAGGGCGCCGGCCATGACGTTGCCAGAGGGGATGGCGGGCGCCGAGGCCCTCGCGTATGCGCGCCGCAGCCTGCAGGCCCTCGACGAGGCAGCGGTGCGCTGCGCGGCGGCGTTCGCCCCTGCCGCACGCGTCGCCACTCACCCCATCCTCGGCGGCTTCACCGTCGACCAGTGGCGTCGGTTCCACTGGAGCCACACGCGTCACCACGTGCGCCAGATCGCGCGCCGGCGCTGACGCGGCGCGGGGGGACGGGCACCGGGCACCGGGCAAACCGCGCACCGGCGGGCAGCGGGCACCGGTAGGCATCGTGCGTTCGGCGTTCGGCGTTCGGCGTTCGACGTTCGGCTATGATGCGCGCCGTGACTACCCTCGACCTGTTCCGCCTCGACGGCCGTCGTGCGTTGGTGTCGGGCGCCAGTCGCGGCCTGGGCCGCGAGATGGCGCTCGCGCTCGCCGATGCCGGCGCCGACGTCGTCATCACCGGCCGCACGCAGGAGACCCTCGATCGCACCGCTGCCGACATCCGGGCGCGCGGCAGGCAGGCCTGGACACACCTGGTGGACATGGCCGACCCGGCGGCGTGCGAGGCGGCCTGCCTCGTCATCCGCGACACGCTGGGGCCGATCGACATCCTCATCAACAACGTCGGCAACCGGGTGACGGCGGGCGCCATCCAGGACGAGCCGCTGTCGACGTGGCGCACCTCGATCGACCTCAACCTGCACAGCGTGGTCGTGCCGACCCGAATCTTCGGCGGGGCGATGATCGCCGACGGGCGACCGGGGCGCATCATCAACATCGGGTCGATCAGTGGCCTCATCGCCAACCGCGGCATCGGCGGCCGTGACTACGAGACGTTGAAGGCGGCGGTGGTGCACTTCACCCGCTGCGCGGCCGTCGACTGGGCGCCGCACGGCATCACCGTGAACGCGATCTGCCCGGGGCTGTTCATGACCGACGTCAATCGCGAGTGGAACGAGAAGCGCCCCGACGTCATCGAGGCCTTCGTCAAGCACATCCCGATGGGACGCCCCGGCAATCCGCCCGAGATCGGTCCGCTCGCCGTCTTCCTCGCCAGCCCCGCCTCGTCGTACGTCACCGGCGCCGCCATCGTGATGGACGGCGGCTACACGGCGTGGTGAGACTGGCAGACAAGGAACTGCCGATCGAGGGGTAGCGTCAACTCGCCCGCTGCGCCTGCTCCATCGTCGCCAGGTACGCGTCGGCCTCGCCGATCGCCTTGGCCATGTCGGCCACCAGCGCATCGACGTCCCTGGACACCGCGACCAGTTCCTTCGAGAGCGCGCCGAGCGCACGCGCATTGAGGTTGTGCTTGAGGAACAGGACGCGATCGCGCAGCGGCTTGAGTACCGGGTCGATCTTCTTCTCGACGCGCTCGAGCGAGGCGATCAGGGCCTCGGTGCGTCGGCGGGTCTCGCGGAGCTCGCGCTCGCTCTCGGCGCGCAGGGCACGGTCCGAGTACTTCCCCAATTCGTCCTGCCACTCCTTGAACAGGTCCTTCGACACGCCGCGCACGCCTTCGATGCGGTCGCGCACGTCTCTGGCCCGCCCCTCGCTGCGTTCGAGTTCCTTGTTCAGGCGATCGTAGGTCGCTTCGAGATCGCCGCCCTCGACGTCGACGATCTCCTTGAGCCGCTCCATGGCCGTCTTGAAGTCCTGCTGGGCCCGGGCCTGCGACTCGCGCGCTTCCTTGACGCGTTTGACCAGGATGTCGCGCTTCTCGAAGCCGACCTTCTTCATCGCCTTGTAATACAGGCGATCGCATCCCGCCAGTGGCAGCACTGCCAGGCAGAGCGCGGCGGCCAGCAGCACGGGCCCGCCCATTCGCTTCGCTTCCCACACGGCCATGCGGCCAGTGTACCGGAGCCCTTCAGGGGGTCGTCGCGTCATGGCTGGCTGGAGTCGCGGCCCGGCCCTGTCGATGCGTCGCCACGCGCCAGAGGTACCAGCCGACCATCGAGGCGACGATGGCCGTGGAGGCGGGCCCGAGCACGTCGTTGACGCGCGTGAACCGTGCTTGCAGGCCGTACCCGGCGAGCGCCAGCGCGCCGGTCCATGCGGAGGTTCCCACGGCCGAGTAGAGGAAGAAGCGCCAGGGCGGCACGCGCGCCAGGCCGGCGGGCAACGAGATCAACGTGCGGACCGTGGGGACCAGCCGCCCGATCATGAGCGCGATCACCCCGTGGCGCACCAGCCAGTCTCTGGCGCGATCGATGTCCCCGGGCGCCAGGGTCAACCAGCGGCCGTGCCGCTCGACGAGCTGCCGGAGCCGACGCTCGCCCACATGCCACCCGAGCCAGTACCAGGCGGCTTGCCCGACGAGCGAGCCCGCGGTGCCCGCCACGACCACGCCAGGCAGCGACAGGTTCCCTCGAGTCGCCAGCGCGCCGGCCAGCGGCATGATCAGCTCCGACGGGATCGGCGGAAAGAGATTCTCCAGGCACATGAGGAGCGCGATGCCCGGATAGCCGAGCGAGTTGATGAGGTCCAGAATCCAGGAACCGCCCATGGGTGAGCAAGACGTGCAACTCCCCTGCCCCATCGCCGGGAGGCGCCGGGCTCGGCGCCCCGGGTTCCGGTACGATGGACGCACGGACGCCCACATGCTGCTCAACTCCATCCTCGACGCCATCGGTCGCACGCCGCTCATCAAGCTCAACCGCCTCGGGGCGCACCTCGAGTGCAACCTGTACGCGAAGTGCGAGTTCCTCAATCCGGGTGGCTCGGTCAAGGATCGGATCGGGCTGGCGATGGTCGACGCGGCAGAGAAGGCGGGCCGCATCAAGCCGGGCGACACGCTCATCGAGCCGACGAGCGGCAACACCGGCATCGGGATCGCCCTGGCCGGCGCGGTGCGCGGCTATCGGGTCATCATCACGATGCCCGAGAAGATGAGCCGCGAGAAGCAGGTCGTGCTCGAGGCGCTCGGCGCCGAGATCATCCGCACGCCCACCGAGGCGGCCTTCGACTCGCCCGAGAGCCACATCAGCGTCGCCCGGCGCCTGCAGTCGCAGTTGCCCAACGCGCACATCCTCGATCAGTACGGCAACCCCTCCAACCCGCAGGTGCACTACGAGACGACCGGGCAGGAGATTCTCGACGACCTCGACGGCGCGGTCGACATGGTCGTCATCGCGGCTGGCACCGGCGGAACCATCACCGGCGTGGCGCGCAAGGTGAAGGAAGTGCGGCCCTCGTGCCGGATCATCGGCGTCGACCCGGTCGGCTCCATCCTCGGCGGCGGCAGCGACGTGTCGACGTACAAGGTCGAGGGCATCGGCTACGACTTCATCCCCGACGTGCTCGACCGCTCCCTCGTCGACGAGTGGGTCAAGACGACCGACCAGCCGTCCTTCCTGCTCGCGCGTCGCCTCATCCGGGAGGAGGGCCTCCTGGTCGGCGGCTCGTCCGGTTCGGCGATGTACGCCGCGCTGCAGAAGGCCGGGAGCCTCGGCCGCGGCCAGAACTGCGTCGTGCTGCTGGCCGACGGCGTGCGCAACTACATGACCAAGTTCGTCGACGACAAGTGGATGCGCGACAACGGGTTCTTCCAGACGCGCACGGTCGACGCGCGGGTCGGCGACATCTGCGCCGGCGAGGCGGGGGCGCGGCCGCCCCTCGTCCTGGCCGAGGACACGCAGACGCTCGCCCAGGTCGTGCAGGTCATGCGGGATCGTGGCATCTCGCAGCTGCCGGTCACCTCCGGGGGCGTGCTCGTCGGCATCGTCTCGGAGGCCGATGTGATGGCGTTCCTCGGGTCGGGCGAGGGCACCGCGCACGCGCTGGTCTCGAAGGTCATGAACCGGTACGTCCCGGTGGTCGGCGCACAGACGCCGATTTCGACGCTGGAGGAATCCCTGCGCAAGAGCGCGGCGGTGGTCGTGGTGGACGAGGCGCGGCGGCCGATTTCCATCCTGACCCGCATCGACTTGCTGCACTTCCTGCTCGAGCGCGAACAGACGCCCGCCTGAGACGGCAGGGCGTGAGCCAGTTCGGCGGCCGCTCTCGCATTCCCGAACGGAGGAATGTGAGATGTCACCCCGCGTCGCCGTCTGGCTCGTCCTGACCAGTACCATCCTCGTCGTCCCGCAGCCCGTCGCGGCCCAACCACTTCCGGGCCCGCCGCTCGTCGTGGGCGCGTTGCTCAGCATCAGTTGCCCGGGCAGCTACGACGGCATCCCGACCCCGGTCCTGGCGTGTGACCGCGCCGACGAGGGCGCGCCGGGGCCCTACCTGCGTCCCTACGTGTCCGTGCGCCCCGTCGATCGACTGCTCCTGACCGGGCAGGTGGGGTACGTCCGCCTGCCCGGCTTCGACGCAGCCTACGGCGGGGGCGGGGGGACGCTCCCGGCGCTCACGCTGGTCCGCCCGGCGCGTACGGCCTGGCACGGGCACGTCACCGCGGCGTATCTCGGTGGCCAGCCGACCCACCCGGTGCGCGCGTTCGTGGGCGGGGGCGTGTCCTACTTCGACGACCCGATCCGGTACGAGTTCCGCCCCTCGCCGCCCCCGGGCTTCAACGACGGGCTCTCGTGGCAGGAGCGGTCGGGCTGGGATCAGGTG from Luteitalea sp. TBR-22 includes:
- a CDS encoding SDR family NAD(P)-dependent oxidoreductase — protein: MRAVTTLDLFRLDGRRALVSGASRGLGREMALALADAGADVVITGRTQETLDRTAADIRARGRQAWTHLVDMADPAACEAACLVIRDTLGPIDILINNVGNRVTAGAIQDEPLSTWRTSIDLNLHSVVVPTRIFGGAMIADGRPGRIINIGSISGLIANRGIGGRDYETLKAAVVHFTRCAAVDWAPHGITVNAICPGLFMTDVNREWNEKRPDVIEAFVKHIPMGRPGNPPEIGPLAVFLASPASSYVTGAAIVMDGGYTAW
- a CDS encoding DUF2959 family protein — translated: MAVWEAKRMGGPVLLAAALCLAVLPLAGCDRLYYKAMKKVGFEKRDILVKRVKEARESQARAQQDFKTAMERLKEIVDVEGGDLEATYDRLNKELERSEGRARDVRDRIEGVRGVSKDLFKEWQDELGKYSDRALRAESERELRETRRRTEALIASLERVEKKIDPVLKPLRDRVLFLKHNLNARALGALSKELVAVSRDVDALVADMAKAIGEADAYLATMEQAQRAS
- a CDS encoding VOC family protein, with the translated sequence MKVQSFSHVGITVSDFNRFVQYYWDVFGCPLVGVSEAPPERVRAFFGVGRDHPAPACKIGWIRVPGGATLEIFGFEPKLPPERIPWNKVGQTHFSFNVRNVHKWHDYLRAKGVEIVTTPEQSPRGHWFFFVRDFDGNLIEMIDLKHMYYVLGWLGPLGGWLFRRGMYKDYYAR
- a CDS encoding Gfo/Idh/MocA family protein; translated protein: MPRPVHIAFLGCGFITRVHCGHLRRLGPEVAVGFASRDLAKADAYRRDFGGFAAWDGYEAAIDDPRVDAVVIAVPPRYHLELTLRALAAGRHVLVEKPAFPAMADYLTVLEARDRAGRVVIVGENDHYKPLAVTLRRLLAEGLVGDLVFAHFTTIAHRLKAADDWRNDESMAGGDAFFEEGIHWLHVAGSLGPTIVRAHGYRPAVSPEGPDRRAKSLLVSFTYDSGAVGSLYYSREVPSLLRGLRLSKLFGREGVITFESNGGFVVARRRGQLPRLILPGFRDIRGYQAMYRDFVNGIRTGQPPEMRLERAIEDQQLMDQIMATAAEVA
- a CDS encoding DedA family protein gives rise to the protein MGGSWILDLINSLGYPGIALLMCLENLFPPIPSELIMPLAGALATRGNLSLPGVVVAGTAGSLVGQAAWYWLGWHVGERRLRQLVERHGRWLTLAPGDIDRARDWLVRHGVIALMIGRLVPTVRTLISLPAGLARVPPWRFFLYSAVGTSAWTGALALAGYGLQARFTRVNDVLGPASTAIVASMVGWYLWRVATHRQGRAATPASHDATTP
- a CDS encoding FAD-dependent oxidoreductase, translated to MSTTEVAGYDLVVVGSGAGGGTLAHALAGRGLRILVLERGHEVPSEAENWDPAAVWQALRYRATERWVDGAGEEFQPYTHYNVGGNTKYWGSVLYRLRREDFGEIVHRDGVSPAWPITYEELAPWYERAERLYHVHGDATADPTEPPRGPFPHAPVPHAPAMVRVIEGLRAQGLHPSPLPLALVDPGLPGGCRLCNTCNSFPCRIHRKGDADVCCVRPAVQAGVTLWTGARVTRVLTTADGSRVTGVEVERDGRTLRVEAPLLVLACGAVNSAALLLRSATARHPRGLANSSGLVGRRYMAHLATMMQGFHPFRPNDTVFQKTVAINDFYLRGPGVSYPLGQIQSQGRTHGIMAKVVGDTWFRGTVTWIPVWAYDAWVARGVDWLAMSEDLPSEDNRVTLTEDGRIRLTYAPNNVGAHEQLVREATRMLKRLGFWKVMTASHRAKNTTHQCGTLVFGRDPARSVLDTWCRAHDLPNLYVVDGSFFPSSAAVNPGLTIIAQALRVADHLRRTVLRLPEDAATGTAAAHSA
- a CDS encoding cystathionine beta-synthase, coding for MLLNSILDAIGRTPLIKLNRLGAHLECNLYAKCEFLNPGGSVKDRIGLAMVDAAEKAGRIKPGDTLIEPTSGNTGIGIALAGAVRGYRVIITMPEKMSREKQVVLEALGAEIIRTPTEAAFDSPESHISVARRLQSQLPNAHILDQYGNPSNPQVHYETTGQEILDDLDGAVDMVVIAAGTGGTITGVARKVKEVRPSCRIIGVDPVGSILGGGSDVSTYKVEGIGYDFIPDVLDRSLVDEWVKTTDQPSFLLARRLIREEGLLVGGSSGSAMYAALQKAGSLGRGQNCVVLLADGVRNYMTKFVDDKWMRDNGFFQTRTVDARVGDICAGEAGARPPLVLAEDTQTLAQVVQVMRDRGISQLPVTSGGVLVGIVSEADVMAFLGSGEGTAHALVSKVMNRYVPVVGAQTPISTLEESLRKSAAVVVVDEARRPISILTRIDLLHFLLEREQTPA
- a CDS encoding DUF1569 domain-containing protein, which codes for MSSDMLTDPHLQRALDLIDSATRDFTSSDWETGAPGRWSRAAILEHLGKAYAATAYILDKCVHDGAPKGTAPAWRQRLFTWLIVDVGWFPTGARAPAMTLPEGMAGAEALAYARRSLQALDEAAVRCAAAFAPAARVATHPILGGFTVDQWRRFHWSHTRHHVRQIARRR